One stretch of Chryseobacterium scophthalmum DNA includes these proteins:
- a CDS encoding TerC/Alx family metal homeostasis membrane protein: MEKYNILELHPGLVWGFAITVVIMLLLDLGVFNKKSHEVSSKEATIWSIVWISLSMVFSGVVYWVFNTDGTPESHAIAVEKFTQYQAAYWIEKALSVDNLFVFILVFGFFKVPKFLHHKVLFWGIIGALVFRAIFIFAGVELIDLTYLPEMNVFGHAVKINVVMTLFGLFLIYAGIKSWGDGGDDEDEDYSNTAGAKLIKSFWKVSDNYDGDKFFTVKNGVKMATPLLVVVGVIEFTDVLFAVDSIPAIFAISKDPFILYTSNIFAILGLRSLYFLLANFIHMFSKLPYGLAIILAFIGVKMLIAPWYHISSPVSLGIVGGVLVLSVLISIMFPDKEDDEVKE; the protein is encoded by the coding sequence GTGGAAAAATACAATATTTTAGAACTGCACCCTGGTTTGGTGTGGGGGTTTGCGATAACGGTTGTTATCATGTTGCTTCTCGATTTGGGAGTATTCAATAAAAAAAGTCATGAGGTTTCTTCAAAAGAGGCTACAATCTGGTCAATTGTCTGGATCTCGCTGTCTATGGTTTTTTCAGGAGTTGTGTATTGGGTTTTCAATACAGACGGAACTCCGGAAAGTCACGCAATTGCGGTAGAAAAATTTACACAATATCAAGCTGCATATTGGATTGAGAAGGCACTTTCTGTAGATAATCTCTTCGTATTTATATTGGTTTTTGGTTTCTTTAAAGTTCCAAAATTCTTACACCACAAGGTTTTATTTTGGGGAATTATCGGGGCGCTTGTTTTTAGAGCCATCTTTATTTTTGCAGGAGTTGAATTAATTGATTTGACTTATTTGCCTGAAATGAATGTTTTTGGTCACGCAGTGAAAATCAATGTTGTGATGACGCTTTTTGGGTTATTCCTTATTTATGCGGGAATCAAATCTTGGGGTGACGGCGGAGACGATGAAGATGAAGATTACAGCAATACAGCAGGAGCAAAACTGATCAAGAGTTTCTGGAAAGTTTCAGATAACTATGATGGCGACAAGTTTTTTACAGTGAAAAACGGAGTTAAGATGGCAACACCTTTATTGGTTGTTGTTGGGGTAATTGAGTTTACAGACGTTCTTTTTGCAGTAGATTCTATTCCTGCGATTTTTGCGATTTCAAAAGATCCGTTTATCCTTTATACTTCAAATATTTTTGCAATTTTAGGATTAAGATCTTTATATTTCTTGTTGGCAAACTTCATTCACATGTTCAGCAAGCTACCTTATGGTTTGGCAATTATTTTGGCATTTATCGGTGTTAAGATGTTAATTGCTCCTTGGTATCATATCTCATCTCCGGTTTCATTAGGAATTGTAGGTGGAGTTTTGGTGCTTTCGGTACTTATTTCTATCATGTTTCCCGACAAGGAAGATGACGAAGTAAAAGAATAA
- a CDS encoding TerD family protein — MAINLQKGQRINLTKENGTTLSQACVGINWGAIEKKSFFGGTSKEAVDLDGSCILYDSNKNATEVIYFGNLKSKNGSVKHSGDDLTGDVNGDDGLDNEVITVDFSNLDPAVEHVAMVLHSYRGQDFGTIPFASIRIYEGTPTNVREVFAKYDIANDKSFSGHVSMVMGVFYKRNGEWKFNAIGDATSDKKLEQTVQTVQQKYL; from the coding sequence ATGGCTATTAACTTACAAAAAGGTCAGAGAATAAACCTTACTAAAGAAAACGGGACTACACTTTCCCAGGCTTGCGTAGGAATCAACTGGGGTGCTATCGAGAAGAAAAGTTTCTTCGGTGGAACTTCAAAAGAAGCAGTAGACTTAGACGGAAGCTGTATTTTATACGATTCAAACAAAAATGCAACTGAAGTAATTTATTTTGGAAACCTTAAATCTAAAAACGGTTCTGTAAAACACAGCGGTGATGATTTAACGGGTGATGTGAATGGTGATGACGGATTAGACAACGAAGTAATCACCGTAGATTTTTCTAATTTAGATCCTGCTGTTGAGCATGTAGCAATGGTTTTACACAGCTACAGAGGTCAGGATTTCGGTACAATTCCTTTTGCATCGATTAGAATTTACGAAGGAACTCCAACAAACGTAAGAGAGGTTTTTGCTAAATATGATATTGCCAATGATAAATCTTTCAGCGGACATGTATCAATGGTGATGGGAGTTTTCTATAAGAGAAACGGTGAATGGAAATTCAACGCAATCGGAGATGCAACTTCAGACAAAAAACTGGAACAAACGGTACAGACCGTTCAGCAAAAATATTTGTAA
- a CDS encoding phosphoribosyltransferase family protein — protein sequence MNKRYSLHKIDSAEEFTFSPAEYSYFKYGDKFFAEKFAKELFDGFINQHQEILDTDKEIVVLPSPYMAIPTASNFLCFYFKKHLDFYLFQKGKKSSVLSKINRNHTYTTDYGNLSFEDRKNLIANDTYYLDKDFLREKLCIFIDDIKITGSHEYTVNKILDQYAVNADFLFMYYAELTNFDIDPKIENFFNYYTVKDVEDVVEVMSKESFQFNTRIVKYILGLNSENFEYLTSNVKKQHTDDLIELAISNNYHLIKEYENNINTLTQTEIYYGN from the coding sequence ATGAACAAGCGTTACAGTTTACATAAAATAGATTCTGCAGAGGAATTTACTTTTTCGCCTGCAGAATACAGCTATTTCAAATATGGCGATAAATTTTTTGCAGAAAAGTTTGCGAAAGAACTTTTTGATGGGTTTATCAATCAACATCAGGAAATTTTAGATACCGATAAAGAGATTGTGGTTTTGCCAAGTCCTTACATGGCGATTCCTACCGCATCAAATTTTTTGTGTTTTTACTTTAAAAAACATCTTGATTTTTATCTTTTTCAAAAAGGGAAAAAGTCGAGTGTGTTATCTAAGATCAATAGAAATCATACCTATACTACAGATTACGGAAATCTTAGTTTTGAAGACCGTAAAAATCTGATTGCTAACGATACTTATTATTTAGATAAAGATTTTTTGAGAGAAAAACTCTGCATTTTTATCGATGATATTAAAATTACAGGAAGCCACGAATACACGGTAAATAAAATTCTCGATCAATATGCAGTAAACGCAGATTTTCTCTTCATGTATTACGCCGAATTGACCAATTTTGATATCGATCCTAAAATTGAAAACTTCTTTAATTATTATACGGTGAAAGATGTTGAGGACGTTGTAGAGGTGATGTCTAAAGAAAGTTTCCAGTTTAATACACGAATTGTAAAATATATTTTAGGTTTAAATTCCGAAAATTTTGAGTATCTTACCTCAAATGTAAAAAAACAACATACCGATGATTTAATCGAGCTTGCGATAAGTAACAATTATCATTTAATAAAAGAATACGAAAATAACATAAACACTTTAACACAAACAGAAATCTATTATGGCAATTAA
- a CDS encoding M23 family metallopeptidase: MKKFLGSKKKVTVLIGGLSLVVFAQSIFIAKLFSEKDDKNYEVNLVKINTEKDSVDYLKMKTDLGLVDQTVSQLNSFLKSKDIKNEKLMVLDNDSISNSIYLAKQSNRYSQYLMDLQKKLMQVPLGMPTEGYISSNFGIRKNPIPFKTVYASVKPTSAPVAVAATPKPEVKAEPVEKIIEVTDSYGNKREIKVMVTPKTASTTSVAPTTSNAKNVAVSKAATEKNNPPAEADQMQFHKGLDIAVPFGSDVVATAAGTVIFSGQKGGYGNCVIVSHGNGLATLYGHLSQLVAKTNEKVKVGQVIAKSGNSGRSTGPHLHYEVHKNNAPVNPKLFMSL, translated from the coding sequence ATGAAGAAATTTTTAGGCAGCAAAAAGAAAGTAACAGTTCTTATTGGAGGACTTTCACTGGTCGTTTTTGCACAAAGTATTTTCATTGCCAAATTGTTTTCGGAGAAAGATGACAAAAACTATGAAGTAAATTTGGTAAAAATAAATACAGAAAAAGACAGCGTTGATTATCTGAAAATGAAAACAGATCTTGGCTTGGTAGATCAAACGGTTTCTCAACTGAATTCTTTTCTAAAATCAAAAGATATTAAGAACGAAAAGTTGATGGTTCTTGATAACGACAGTATTTCAAACTCAATTTATCTGGCAAAACAATCAAACAGATACAGCCAATATCTGATGGATCTGCAGAAAAAACTGATGCAGGTTCCTCTAGGAATGCCTACTGAAGGCTATATTTCATCCAATTTCGGAATCAGAAAAAACCCTATTCCTTTTAAAACAGTGTATGCATCGGTAAAACCTACTTCAGCTCCAGTCGCTGTCGCAGCAACTCCAAAACCTGAAGTAAAAGCTGAACCGGTAGAAAAAATTATAGAAGTAACCGACAGTTACGGAAATAAGAGAGAAATAAAAGTAATGGTGACTCCAAAAACAGCAAGTACAACTTCTGTCGCTCCAACAACTTCAAATGCTAAAAATGTAGCTGTTTCTAAAGCTGCAACAGAAAAAAACAATCCTCCTGCAGAAGCTGATCAAATGCAGTTTCACAAAGGTTTGGATATTGCCGTTCCTTTCGGATCTGATGTTGTTGCAACTGCAGCCGGAACTGTAATTTTCTCAGGACAAAAAGGCGGTTATGGAAACTGCGTGATTGTATCTCACGGAAACGGATTAGCAACACTTTACGGTCACCTTTCACAATTGGTTGCAAAAACCAATGAGAAAGTGAAAGTTGGGCAAGTGATTGCAAAATCAGGGAATTCAGGACGTTCTACAGGACCGCATTTGCATTATGAAGTACACAAAAACAATGCTCCGGTAAATCCGAAGTTGTTTATGAGTTTATAA
- a CDS encoding catalase family protein, with translation MPNPLKYNKNFEKLSYEEKQLLEETKKSIADFVEYSSTISDVNYATRNAHAKTYAVLKGEFIINKDIPNDLKTVFDSDKYEITARLSNAHLKINKNKKDFPAYGFAIKIKDDSGRTISNYPLVNFPLFPVNSVSVFLKLFTSVNRFFVKKWSNSFSVLKQIYKVIPFTLNPSFLKNIWKLLLNKNNFMLSFEYHSVGAYRFDDKMIKIKVSPKNIEKNFGKKDSVKEAIESFCRTHDYLAEVYIQFCYDLKDQPINRLNVEWKNSPFIKIGEIKIEKGSLLNPKGCENELLSFNPFESAEIFQPVGKIQKLRDEAYKVSLQTRKKINKLLKYK, from the coding sequence ATGCCAAATCCGTTAAAATATAATAAGAACTTTGAAAAACTTAGCTATGAAGAAAAACAACTCTTGGAAGAGACCAAAAAGAGCATTGCCGATTTTGTAGAATACTCATCTACAATAAGTGACGTAAATTATGCCACAAGAAATGCTCATGCAAAAACCTATGCTGTTTTGAAAGGTGAATTTATCATCAACAAAGATATTCCGAATGATTTAAAAACTGTTTTTGACAGTGATAAATACGAAATTACTGCAAGATTGTCTAACGCACATCTGAAGATTAATAAAAACAAGAAAGACTTTCCCGCGTATGGTTTTGCCATTAAAATAAAAGACGATTCGGGGAGAACGATTTCAAATTATCCGTTGGTAAATTTTCCATTGTTTCCGGTGAATTCTGTTTCTGTATTTTTGAAATTGTTTACTTCTGTCAATCGGTTTTTTGTAAAAAAATGGAGCAATTCTTTTTCGGTTTTAAAGCAGATTTACAAAGTCATTCCTTTTACTTTAAACCCATCTTTTCTGAAAAATATTTGGAAGCTTCTTTTAAACAAAAATAATTTCATGCTTTCTTTTGAATATCATTCTGTAGGAGCTTATCGTTTTGATGACAAAATGATTAAAATTAAAGTAAGCCCCAAAAACATAGAGAAAAATTTTGGTAAAAAAGATTCTGTAAAAGAAGCTATTGAAAGCTTTTGCAGAACTCATGATTATTTAGCGGAGGTTTATATTCAGTTTTGTTATGATCTGAAAGATCAACCCATTAATAGACTCAATGTTGAATGGAAAAACTCTCCTTTCATCAAAATTGGAGAAATTAAAATTGAAAAGGGCTCATTGCTTAATCCTAAAGGTTGCGAAAATGAACTTCTCTCTTTTAATCCTTTTGAAAGCGCTGAAATCTTTCAACCAGTCGGAAAAATCCAGAAACTCAGAGATGAAGCGTATAAAGTTTCACTGCAGACGAGAAAGAAGATTAATAAGCTGTTGAAATATAAGTAA
- a CDS encoding helix-turn-helix domain-containing protein → MSELKKIRERQNLTQEELAEKSGISVRTIQRIEAGTIPKGYTLKTLATSLDVSEKDLLISETIKEEIAVDEIIIVTENSDAFNSGLIKMINLSTLPVAWLPIANFLPPLLIMLFTKNKSQIVKQIISLQIFLAIISPIIFMLIALLKLGSESVMITMIFLVLANVYIILRNTYEIDKRQNLYYKLNFNII, encoded by the coding sequence ATGTCGGAATTAAAAAAAATCAGAGAGAGGCAAAATCTTACTCAGGAAGAATTAGCTGAAAAGTCAGGAATTTCGGTAAGAACAATTCAACGGATTGAGGCGGGTACAATTCCGAAAGGTTATACACTAAAAACGTTGGCTACAAGTCTTGATGTTTCTGAAAAAGATTTATTGATTTCTGAGACGATAAAAGAAGAAATTGCAGTTGATGAAATTATTATTGTAACAGAAAATAGCGATGCTTTTAACTCCGGTTTAATCAAAATGATTAATCTTTCCACACTTCCAGTAGCATGGCTTCCGATTGCTAATTTTTTGCCGCCATTATTGATTATGCTTTTCACAAAAAATAAATCTCAAATTGTAAAACAAATCATTTCACTTCAAATATTTTTAGCTATTATTTCGCCTATTATTTTTATGTTGATTGCATTATTAAAGCTAGGTTCAGAATCTGTTATGATCACAATGATTTTCTTGGTATTGGCAAATGTTTACATTATTTTGAGAAACACTTACGAAATTGATAAGAGACAAAATCTCTATTATAAATTGAATTTCAATATTATATAA
- a CDS encoding toxic anion resistance protein, with protein sequence MDNQNQPIDPSLQSIEPLKTFEPTPMPSQPSQANPSTPPVLMDRDGNVNLNQIQDADRAKYEMVANAIDETNPGSIVNFGSELQKTLANQSDSFLGNVRRSNSGEVGELINNLLIELNYVDVDEINNGGVKGFLSKIPFMKKMLTQVDNLFAKYDKITSNIDQISHKVNAGIITSTKDNAVLQTIFDSNVNSIKAIEDLVIAGNLRMEKAALELADMETNVQNFADYQIADKRDFINRLDRRLADLKVVRLIMMQSLPQIRLVQNNNVSIAEKAQTILTTTLPVWKNQLSLAVAMHRQQQNIEIQQKVSQTTEDILRKNAERLGQNSRNVARANEQTIVSAETLKETTAMLINTLNEVKQIQKQGTESRRKLDQDLQTLEHELKANIRG encoded by the coding sequence ATGGATAATCAAAATCAGCCAATTGACCCATCATTGCAGTCAATTGAGCCATTAAAAACTTTCGAACCGACTCCGATGCCGTCTCAGCCGAGCCAGGCAAATCCTTCAACGCCACCGGTTTTGATGGATAGAGATGGGAATGTAAATTTGAATCAGATTCAGGATGCAGATCGTGCAAAATATGAAATGGTTGCTAATGCGATTGACGAAACCAACCCAGGATCTATCGTTAATTTCGGTTCAGAATTACAGAAAACTTTAGCCAATCAGAGTGATAGTTTCTTAGGTAATGTAAGAAGATCAAATTCTGGTGAAGTTGGAGAATTGATCAATAATTTATTGATTGAATTGAATTACGTCGACGTAGATGAAATCAATAATGGTGGAGTAAAAGGTTTTTTAAGCAAAATTCCTTTTATGAAAAAGATGTTGACGCAGGTTGACAATCTTTTCGCTAAATACGATAAAATTACAAGCAATATCGATCAGATTTCACATAAAGTAAACGCAGGAATCATTACTTCTACAAAAGATAATGCAGTTTTACAGACTATTTTCGACAGCAACGTCAATTCAATTAAAGCAATTGAAGATCTTGTGATTGCCGGAAATCTAAGAATGGAAAAAGCGGCTTTAGAATTAGCAGATATGGAAACGAATGTTCAGAATTTTGCTGATTATCAGATTGCTGATAAGAGAGATTTTATCAACAGATTAGACAGAAGATTGGCAGATTTGAAGGTCGTTCGTTTGATTATGATGCAGTCTCTTCCCCAGATCAGACTGGTGCAAAATAACAACGTTTCAATTGCTGAAAAAGCACAGACAATTCTTACCACAACTTTACCGGTTTGGAAAAATCAGCTTTCTTTAGCAGTTGCAATGCACAGACAACAGCAGAATATTGAGATTCAGCAGAAAGTTTCGCAAACAACTGAAGATATTTTAAGAAAAAATGCAGAACGTTTGGGTCAGAATTCAAGAAATGTAGCAAGAGCAAACGAACAGACGATTGTTTCTGCTGAAACCTTGAAAGAAACAACTGCAATGTTGATCAATACTTTGAATGAAGTAAAACAGATTCAGAAACAAGGTACTGAAAGCAGAAGAAAACTGGATCAGGATCTTCAGACTTTAGAACACGAATTAAAAGCAAACATCAGAGGGTAA
- a CDS encoding NAD(P)-dependent oxidoreductase gives MKKVAVIGATGFVGTQVVKELENRGFEVKAIVRDASKVNETENVKAKSVDVNNVDDLAEALKGNDAVINTFNAGWTNPNLYNDFLNGSINIEKAVEKSGVKRFITVGGAGSLFIDGNQLVDGPDFPADIKPGATAARDYLNKIKENTTLDWTFFSPAIEMHPGTAGIRTGKYRTALENPVFNEEGRSVLSVEDVAVVLVDELEENNHIRERFTAAY, from the coding sequence ATGAAAAAAGTAGCCGTAATCGGTGCAACAGGATTTGTGGGAACACAAGTAGTAAAAGAACTTGAAAACAGAGGTTTTGAAGTGAAAGCAATCGTAAGAGATGCATCGAAAGTAAATGAAACTGAAAACGTAAAAGCAAAAAGCGTTGATGTAAATAATGTAGACGACTTAGCAGAAGCTTTGAAAGGAAATGATGCTGTAATCAACACCTTTAATGCAGGTTGGACGAATCCTAATCTTTACAATGATTTTCTAAACGGTTCAATCAATATCGAAAAAGCAGTTGAAAAATCAGGGGTGAAAAGATTTATTACAGTTGGTGGAGCAGGAAGCTTATTCATCGACGGAAATCAATTGGTTGACGGACCAGATTTTCCGGCAGATATCAAACCAGGAGCAACTGCGGCAAGAGATTATCTAAATAAAATCAAAGAAAATACAACTTTAGATTGGACTTTTTTCAGCCCTGCAATCGAAATGCATCCAGGAACAGCAGGAATCAGAACAGGAAAATACAGAACTGCTCTTGAAAATCCTGTATTCAATGAAGAGGGGAGAAGCGTACTTTCTGTAGAAGATGTTGCTGTTGTTTTGGTTGATGAACTGGAAGAAAACAATCACATCCGTGAAAGATTCACCGCAGCGTATTAA
- a CDS encoding Rrf2 family transcriptional regulator, with protein sequence MNNTRFATAIHIMTLLSKFPQEWLTSDWLAGSINVNPVIVRKEIGVLKEAGLIISRKGKEGGSQLAKNASDISISEIYSAVKNSEVLGKKNNDPNPACPVGKNINTHLGQLFTETDLMVCQFLGNKSLKEFTEQFE encoded by the coding sequence ATGAATAATACAAGATTTGCTACGGCGATACATATCATGACTTTGTTGTCAAAATTTCCTCAGGAGTGGCTTACTTCTGATTGGCTTGCCGGAAGTATTAATGTAAATCCTGTAATTGTTCGTAAAGAGATTGGTGTTTTAAAAGAAGCCGGTTTGATTATTAGCCGAAAAGGGAAAGAAGGAGGAAGTCAGTTAGCAAAAAACGCTTCTGACATTAGTATTTCTGAAATTTATTCAGCGGTGAAAAATTCAGAAGTTTTAGGTAAAAAAAATAACGATCCTAATCCGGCTTGTCCTGTAGGGAAAAATATCAATACTCATCTAGGACAACTTTTTACAGAAACAGATTTGATGGTCTGTCAGTTTTTAGGAAATAAGTCTTTAAAAGAATTTACCGAACAATTCGAGTAA
- a CDS encoding HAD family hydrolase has protein sequence MKTDIDIHKHDHFSFDLWLTLIKSHPEFKAKRVELFSSFFNVEKPIGEVEKAVKYYDDLCNNINEVIGGNVDTFEIYLLILNSLNVDIKQLNQANLNEFYQKSEDLFLEYKPVVIFDELHNFFDEIKDQGKTINILSNTGFIKGKTMRKFLMNENLDQYIDFHIYSDEIKCSKPNPLVFQEVKNQIRNQELQMEQILHIGDNPIADYKGAKDFGFSAHLLKHQI, from the coding sequence TTGAAAACAGATATCGACATTCACAAGCATGATCATTTTTCGTTTGATCTGTGGCTTACTTTAATAAAATCTCACCCTGAATTTAAAGCAAAAAGAGTTGAGCTTTTTTCTTCGTTTTTTAATGTGGAAAAACCCATCGGTGAAGTTGAAAAAGCGGTGAAATATTATGATGATCTCTGCAATAATATTAATGAGGTAATTGGTGGGAATGTAGATACTTTTGAGATTTATTTATTGATTTTAAATTCATTGAATGTCGATATAAAGCAATTGAATCAGGCAAATCTTAATGAGTTTTACCAGAAAAGTGAAGATTTGTTTTTAGAATATAAACCGGTGGTGATTTTTGATGAATTACACAATTTTTTTGATGAAATTAAAGATCAGGGAAAAACCATCAATATTCTGAGCAATACAGGTTTCATCAAAGGTAAAACCATGCGAAAGTTTTTGATGAACGAAAATCTTGATCAATACATCGATTTTCATATTTATTCTGACGAAATTAAATGTTCTAAACCCAATCCTTTGGTTTTTCAGGAAGTGAAAAATCAGATCAGAAATCAGGAACTTCAAATGGAGCAGATTTTGCATATTGGCGATAATCCGATTGCTGATTATAAAGGCGCAAAAGATTTCGGATTCAGTGCACACCTACTCAAACACCAAATATAA
- a CDS encoding TerD family protein, whose translation MAINLQKGQRENINAPKFTIGLGWDINNTSTGGAFDLDASLFLLNDSKKLVSDNHFIFYNNLESPDKAVVHSGDNLTGDGDGDDEQIKIDLTKIDSAVQEITVVVTIHDADARRQNFGQVRNSFIRIFNTDTNEEILKYELDEDFSIETAVEFGRIYNRNGEWKFEAVGSGQRDGLDKFVSMYQ comes from the coding sequence ATGGCAATTAACTTACAGAAAGGGCAAAGAGAAAATATAAATGCACCAAAATTTACCATCGGATTAGGATGGGATATCAATAATACATCTACAGGTGGAGCTTTCGATTTGGATGCTTCTTTATTCTTGTTAAATGACAGCAAAAAACTGGTTTCAGATAACCACTTTATTTTTTATAACAATCTTGAGTCTCCGGATAAAGCGGTAGTTCACTCTGGTGATAATTTAACAGGTGACGGTGATGGTGATGATGAGCAAATCAAAATAGATTTAACTAAAATAGATTCTGCAGTACAGGAAATTACAGTTGTGGTAACCATTCACGATGCAGATGCAAGAAGACAAAACTTCGGACAGGTAAGAAATTCTTTCATCAGAATTTTCAATACTGATACCAATGAAGAGATTTTGAAATATGAATTAGACGAAGATTTCTCTATCGAAACTGCAGTAGAATTCGGAAGAATCTACAATAGAAACGGAGAATGGAAATTTGAAGCTGTAGGAAGCGGCCAGAGAGACGGTCTGGATAAATTTGTATCAATGTATCAATAA
- a CDS encoding nuclear transport factor 2 family protein, whose protein sequence is MTKKLNISIFILFFFFGNFNAQIDKNSPLFLELKKQDSLFFERGFNNCDIAYLEKSVDENLKFYHDRGGFQDKKLFLERTKQNICSNPAQKPIRKVIESSLEVFPLYNNGELYGAIQTGEHQFYIREKNKQDVLGGKAKFTSVWIKKNGNWVLSDVLSYDHQ, encoded by the coding sequence ATGACAAAAAAACTTAACATCAGTATTTTTATTCTCTTCTTTTTCTTCGGAAACTTCAATGCTCAAATCGATAAAAATTCACCATTATTTTTAGAATTAAAAAAACAGGACAGTCTTTTTTTTGAACGTGGTTTTAATAATTGTGACATCGCATATCTTGAAAAATCAGTAGATGAAAATCTGAAATTTTATCACGATAGAGGTGGTTTTCAGGATAAGAAATTATTTCTCGAAAGAACGAAACAGAATATCTGTTCAAACCCAGCTCAAAAACCAATTCGTAAAGTCATTGAAAGTAGTTTGGAAGTTTTTCCATTATACAATAACGGTGAATTGTACGGCGCAATACAAACCGGAGAGCATCAGTTTTATATTCGTGAAAAAAACAAACAGGATGTTTTAGGGGGGAAAGCAAAATTTACCTCAGTCTGGATTAAGAAAAACGGCAACTGGGTTTTGAGTGACGTTCTAAGTTATGATCATCAATAA
- a CDS encoding FKBP-type peptidyl-prolyl cis-trans isomerase has translation MGVADLLFKKKKELAEKNLKDGQEYMVEYGKRESVVQLPSGLQYEIITEGDGPKPGPKSMVKCHYHGTTIAGKVFDSSVKRGTPASFPLNKVIKGWTEALQLMPVGSKWRLIIPPHLAYGDQQISKEIGPNSTLVFQVELLDIK, from the coding sequence ATGGGAGTAGCAGATTTGTTATTTAAGAAGAAAAAAGAATTGGCAGAGAAAAACCTGAAAGACGGTCAGGAATATATGGTTGAATATGGTAAAAGGGAAAGCGTAGTGCAGTTACCAAGCGGATTACAGTACGAAATCATTACCGAAGGTGATGGCCCGAAACCAGGTCCAAAATCTATGGTAAAATGCCATTACCACGGAACAACAATTGCAGGAAAAGTTTTCGACAGTTCTGTAAAAAGAGGAACTCCAGCTTCATTTCCATTGAATAAAGTAATCAAGGGATGGACAGAAGCACTTCAATTAATGCCTGTAGGAAGTAAATGGAGATTGATTATTCCACCTCATTTGGCTTATGGAGATCAGCAGATTAGCAAAGAAATCGGACCAAACTCTACTTTGGTATTTCAGGTAGAATTATTGGATATTAAATAA